A region from the Achromobacter seleniivolatilans genome encodes:
- a CDS encoding OPT family oligopeptide transporter has protein sequence MTQPVSVPANVTLPELTFRGVLLGALITVIFTASNVFLGLKVGLTFSSAIPAAVISMSVLRLFKDANILENNMVQTQASAAGTLSSIIFILPALVMMGHWQGFPFWQTLGICAAGGMLGVMFTIPLRHVMVVQSDLPYPEGVAAAEILRVGSAERAQDAAEDAGAAGAKPAAKPAATGMGDIVTGGVAAAVVSFAASGLRVLGDGVSGWFALGGAVFRLPMGFSLALLGAGYLIGIVAGLAMLTGLIISWGIAVPILTAMGDMPAGQTLAQYASGLWSSQVRFIGAGVIGVGAIWTLATLFMPMARGVKASFSALTKAGAARAGQAPRTERDLSAGWISVVTLVLVAILVVTFQVFLAGAPLSAGAIWKLVAYAVLFAFVFGFLVAAACGYMAGLVGSSTSPISGVGIVAIVLVSLLMLALGGELLAAQNGVQMAIALAIFSTSAVVAVASISNDNLQDLKTGWLVGATPWRQQVALLIGCVVGAAVISPVLDLLYNAYGFADAMPRQGMDPAQALSAPQATLMLAIARGIFTHQLNWTMILIGMGVGVCLIVLDEILKRTCRVARMPVLAVGIGIYLPPTVAAPIVAGAVLAWLLELALRRRAAAAGKPYEQFADAPNRRGVLIASGLIVGESLVGVLMAAVIGASSSDAPLAIAGESFAPIASYLGLAVFVLVAVLFWRRVMRLA, from the coding sequence ATGACTCAACCCGTCAGCGTCCCTGCCAATGTCACGTTGCCGGAACTTACGTTCCGCGGCGTTTTGTTGGGCGCTCTGATCACGGTCATCTTCACGGCCTCCAACGTTTTCCTGGGGCTGAAGGTCGGCCTGACGTTCTCATCGGCGATTCCCGCAGCGGTGATTTCAATGTCGGTGCTGCGTCTGTTCAAGGACGCCAATATTCTTGAAAACAACATGGTGCAGACGCAGGCCTCGGCGGCCGGCACGCTGTCATCCATCATCTTCATCCTGCCGGCACTGGTCATGATGGGCCACTGGCAGGGCTTTCCGTTCTGGCAGACGCTGGGCATTTGCGCGGCGGGCGGCATGCTGGGCGTGATGTTCACGATTCCGCTGCGCCATGTGATGGTGGTGCAAAGCGATCTGCCTTATCCGGAAGGCGTGGCGGCGGCGGAAATTCTGCGCGTGGGCAGTGCAGAGCGCGCGCAAGACGCGGCTGAGGATGCAGGGGCAGCGGGCGCCAAGCCGGCAGCCAAACCCGCTGCGACCGGCATGGGCGATATCGTGACTGGCGGCGTTGCAGCCGCCGTCGTCAGCTTTGCCGCCAGCGGTCTGCGCGTGCTGGGTGATGGCGTCAGCGGCTGGTTCGCCTTGGGCGGGGCGGTGTTTCGCCTGCCGATGGGTTTTTCGCTGGCGCTGTTGGGCGCCGGCTACCTGATTGGCATTGTGGCAGGCCTTGCGATGCTGACAGGCCTGATCATTTCGTGGGGCATCGCGGTGCCCATCTTGACCGCCATGGGAGACATGCCGGCGGGCCAGACTCTTGCTCAATACGCCTCGGGTTTGTGGTCCTCGCAGGTGCGCTTCATCGGCGCGGGCGTGATTGGCGTGGGCGCTATCTGGACGCTGGCCACTTTGTTCATGCCGATGGCGCGCGGGGTCAAGGCGTCGTTTTCGGCATTGACGAAGGCGGGGGCGGCGCGGGCCGGCCAAGCGCCGCGTACGGAACGCGACTTGTCGGCGGGCTGGATTTCGGTGGTCACGCTGGTGCTGGTGGCGATTTTGGTGGTGACGTTCCAGGTGTTTCTGGCGGGCGCGCCATTGTCGGCCGGCGCCATCTGGAAGCTGGTCGCCTATGCCGTGTTGTTCGCCTTTGTATTCGGCTTTCTGGTCGCTGCGGCCTGCGGCTACATGGCGGGTCTGGTGGGATCGTCGACCAGCCCGATTTCCGGGGTGGGCATTGTGGCCATTGTGCTGGTGTCTTTACTGATGCTGGCCTTGGGCGGCGAATTGCTCGCGGCGCAAAATGGCGTGCAGATGGCGATTGCGCTGGCGATCTTCAGCACGTCCGCCGTGGTTGCGGTTGCGTCGATTTCCAATGACAACTTGCAAGATCTGAAGACCGGCTGGCTGGTCGGCGCTACGCCGTGGCGCCAGCAGGTAGCGCTTTTGATCGGCTGCGTGGTGGGCGCTGCGGTGATTTCGCCGGTGTTGGACCTGCTCTACAACGCTTATGGTTTTGCCGATGCGATGCCGCGCCAGGGCATGGACCCGGCGCAAGCGTTGTCGGCCCCGCAAGCGACGTTGATGCTGGCGATTGCGCGCGGCATCTTCACCCATCAGTTGAACTGGACCATGATCCTGATCGGCATGGGCGTGGGGGTGTGCCTGATCGTGCTGGACGAGATCTTGAAGCGCACCTGCCGTGTGGCCCGCATGCCGGTTTTGGCGGTGGGCATAGGCATCTATCTGCCGCCCACGGTTGCCGCGCCTATCGTGGCGGGCGCGGTGCTGGCATGGCTGCTTGAACTCGCATTGCGCCGCCGCGCCGCTGCCGCAGGCAAGCCCTATGAACAGTTTGCCGATGCGCCCAACCGGCGCGGCGTGCTGATTGCATCAGGGTTGATCGTGGGTGAAAGCCTGGTTGGCGTGCTGATGGCCGCCGTGATCGGCGCCAGCAGCTCGGACGCCCCGCTAGCCATCGCAGGCGAGAGCTTTGCGCCGATCGCGTCCTACTTGGGGCTTGCCGTCTTTGTGCTGGTGGCGGTGCTGTTCTGGCGCCGGGTGATGCGGCTGGCTTGA
- the mdeB gene encoding alpha-ketoglutarate dehydrogenase — MCDASPPTDGQDLRHDADPAETAEWRDALQSLVVSEGAGRAGYVLDNLLGHAASLGLRANSQTRTAYLNTIPADQEPPFPGNLAVEERIARINRWNALAMVVRANQAHGELGGHIASYASAADLFEVGFNHFFRAQSADGPGDLVYMQPHSAPGVYARAYLEGFLGDDDLAHFRQEITATSRGLRGLSSYPHPWLMPDFWQFPTGSMGIGPINAIYQARFMRYLEHRSLVPGADRKVWGIFGDGEMDEPESIAALTLAAREKLDNLVFVVNCNLQRLDGPVRGNGRIIDELETLYAGAGWNVIKLVWGSDWDALLRRDTGGALARAFANTVDGQFQTFAANDGAFNRAHFFNQNPELAALVADWTDDAIDRLHRGGHDMVKIHAAYHRAARHRGQPTVILAQTKKGFGMGAAGQGKMTTHQQKKLDDDALLAFRDRFALPISDADCLALKFYRPAEDSAELRHLQARRAALGGHIPRRNTQSPSLTPPDAEQWARFALAADGKEMSSTMAIVRMLTGLLKDETIGSRIVPIVADEARTFGMANLFRQIGIYSAQGQLYEPEDIGSVLYYREARDGQILEEGITEAGAISSWTAAGTSYSVNGLPMLPFYIYYSMFGFQRIGDLIWAAADQRTRGFLVGATSGRTTLGGEGLQHQDGSSHIMAATVPNCRAYDPAYAFEVAVIVEYGMRRMLDEQHDEFFYLTVTNENLAQPDMPSAPGVREGILRGMYLLRPAQQKAQVRLLGAGPMLREAEMAADRLREQHGVDAEVWSVTSFSELARDGREAERARVLGLDAQEDWVRTCLGGSNAPVIAATDYVRAVPDQIRAWVPAPFRTLGTDGFGRSDTRAQLRDFFEVSADWIVLYALDILGRQKEADALRKTLSAATRQTPPWQS, encoded by the coding sequence ATGTGTGACGCCAGCCCCCCGACCGATGGGCAAGACCTCCGGCATGACGCCGATCCCGCTGAAACCGCCGAATGGCGCGACGCCCTGCAGTCGCTGGTAGTAAGCGAAGGCGCGGGCCGCGCAGGATATGTGCTGGACAATCTGCTGGGGCATGCCGCGTCGCTGGGCCTGCGCGCCAATAGCCAGACTCGCACTGCCTATCTGAACACGATACCCGCCGACCAGGAACCGCCTTTTCCCGGCAACCTGGCGGTGGAAGAGCGCATTGCCCGCATCAACCGGTGGAACGCGCTGGCCATGGTCGTGCGCGCCAACCAGGCTCACGGCGAGCTGGGCGGCCATATCGCCAGTTATGCATCGGCGGCCGACCTGTTTGAGGTGGGCTTCAACCATTTCTTCCGGGCGCAGTCAGCGGATGGGCCGGGTGATCTTGTCTATATGCAGCCACATTCCGCCCCGGGCGTCTATGCACGCGCCTACCTGGAGGGTTTTCTGGGCGACGACGATCTGGCGCATTTCCGGCAGGAAATCACCGCGACATCGCGGGGCCTGCGCGGGCTGTCGTCCTACCCCCACCCGTGGTTGATGCCGGACTTCTGGCAGTTTCCGACGGGATCGATGGGCATCGGCCCCATCAACGCCATCTATCAGGCGCGTTTCATGCGCTACCTGGAACACCGCTCCCTGGTGCCGGGCGCGGACCGTAAGGTCTGGGGCATCTTTGGCGACGGAGAAATGGACGAACCCGAGTCCATCGCCGCGCTGACGCTGGCTGCGCGCGAAAAACTCGACAACCTGGTCTTCGTCGTCAACTGCAATCTGCAACGGCTGGACGGCCCGGTGCGCGGCAATGGCCGCATCATCGACGAATTGGAAACGCTGTACGCGGGCGCGGGCTGGAACGTGATCAAACTGGTCTGGGGCAGCGACTGGGATGCGCTCTTGCGCCGCGACACCGGCGGCGCCCTGGCCCGCGCGTTCGCCAACACCGTGGACGGACAGTTTCAAACCTTTGCTGCCAATGACGGCGCCTTCAACCGCGCCCACTTCTTCAACCAGAATCCTGAGCTGGCCGCGCTCGTGGCCGACTGGACCGATGACGCCATCGACCGCCTGCATCGCGGCGGCCACGACATGGTGAAGATCCATGCGGCGTATCACCGCGCGGCCCGGCATCGCGGGCAGCCGACCGTGATCCTGGCGCAGACCAAGAAAGGCTTCGGCATGGGCGCCGCTGGCCAGGGCAAGATGACGACCCACCAGCAAAAGAAGCTGGACGACGACGCGCTGCTGGCATTCCGCGACCGCTTCGCGCTGCCGATATCGGACGCAGACTGCCTGGCGCTGAAGTTCTACCGTCCCGCCGAAGACAGCGCCGAACTGCGCCATCTGCAAGCGCGCCGTGCCGCGCTGGGCGGCCACATCCCGCGCCGCAATACGCAATCGCCCAGTCTGACGCCGCCCGATGCCGAGCAATGGGCGCGCTTTGCGCTGGCCGCCGACGGCAAGGAAATGTCGTCCACCATGGCCATCGTGCGGATGCTGACGGGGCTGCTCAAGGACGAAACCATCGGCTCTCGCATCGTGCCCATTGTGGCGGACGAGGCCCGCACTTTCGGTATGGCCAACCTGTTCCGCCAGATCGGCATCTATTCAGCGCAGGGCCAGTTGTACGAACCGGAAGACATCGGCTCGGTGCTGTATTACCGCGAGGCCCGCGATGGCCAGATCCTGGAAGAAGGCATTACCGAAGCGGGCGCCATTTCGTCCTGGACCGCAGCCGGCACCAGCTATTCGGTGAACGGACTGCCGATGCTGCCCTTCTACATCTACTACTCGATGTTCGGATTCCAGCGCATCGGCGATTTGATCTGGGCCGCCGCCGACCAGCGCACGCGCGGATTCCTGGTCGGCGCCACGTCCGGGCGCACCACCCTGGGCGGAGAAGGGTTGCAGCATCAGGATGGCTCCAGCCACATCATGGCTGCCACCGTGCCCAACTGCCGCGCCTACGATCCGGCCTATGCCTTCGAGGTCGCCGTTATCGTCGAATACGGCATGCGCCGCATGCTGGACGAACAGCACGACGAATTCTTCTACCTGACGGTCACGAACGAGAACCTGGCCCAGCCTGATATGCCGTCGGCCCCTGGCGTGCGTGAAGGGATTCTGCGCGGCATGTACCTGCTGCGCCCGGCGCAGCAAAAGGCCCAAGTGCGGTTGCTCGGCGCAGGGCCCATGTTGCGTGAAGCCGAGATGGCGGCTGACCGTCTGCGCGAACAACATGGCGTGGACGCGGAAGTCTGGAGCGTCACCAGTTTTTCCGAATTGGCCCGGGACGGACGTGAAGCGGAACGCGCCCGCGTGCTGGGGCTGGACGCCCAAGAAGACTGGGTGCGCACATGCCTGGGCGGCAGCAACGCCCCGGTGATTGCCGCCACCGATTACGTGCGCGCCGTGCCCGACCAGATACGCGCCTGGGTCCCGGCCCCCTTCCGCACCCTGGGCACCGACGGCTTTGGCCGCAGCGACACCCGCGCCCAACTGCGCGACTTCTTTGAAGTCAGCGCCGATTGGATCGTGCTTTACGCGCTGGACATCCTGGGCCGCCAAAAAGAGGCCGACGCCCTGCGTAAAACCTTGAGCGCCGCCACACGCCAAACGCCGCCCTGGCAATCGTAG
- a CDS encoding NADP-dependent malic enzyme — protein MDETLTKMALDYHAYPTPGKISVVPTKTLANQDDLSLAYSPGVAAACMAIFEQGDDAASKYTSRGNLVGVITNGTAVLGLGNIGPLAAKPVMEGKGCLFKKFAGIDVFDIELAENDPDKLVDIIAALEPTLGGVNLEDIKAPECFYIEKKLRERMKIPVFHDDQHGTAIISSAAILNGLKVVNKDIGSVKLACSGAGAAAIACLDLLVHLGVKRENIFVVDSRGVIWDGRDENMEANKKRYAQKTDARTLADVVDGADVFLGCSTAGVLTGDMVKTMADRPLILALANPEPEIRPEIAKAARPDCIIATGRSDYPNQVNNVLCFPFIFRGAMDAGASRITEEMKLACVKAIAELAQAEQNDEVARAYAGQELSFGPDYIIPKPFDPRLIVQIAPAVAQAAADSGVAARPIEDIEAYRQKLMGFVYHSGQLMRPLFAQAKKAPKRVIYADGEDERVLRAVQTVADEKLAFPILIGRPAVIEMRIEKAGLRLKAGEHFEIVDPEDDNRFTETWNAYYQLKGREGVTPAIAKAMIRKHNTLIGAMLLRRGDADALLCGVASKYDNQLKYIDEIIGKKEGQTYAALNVLMLPDQTLFVTDTHVNENPTAEEVASITIQAADEMLRFGVVPKIALLSHSNFGSRVTESSRKMATASKIVQERAPDLEVDGEMHADAALSEKIRVLAYPDSTLKGRANLLVMPNLDTGNITYNMLKMTGSNGVAMGPILLGAARPVHILTTSATVRRIVNMTALAVVDAQQEAAEAAKKRR, from the coding sequence ATGGACGAAACTCTTACCAAAATGGCGTTGGATTACCACGCCTATCCCACCCCCGGCAAAATCTCGGTCGTCCCGACCAAGACTCTGGCCAACCAGGACGACTTGTCCCTGGCCTACTCTCCCGGCGTGGCCGCTGCGTGCATGGCCATCTTCGAACAAGGCGATGACGCCGCGTCGAAGTACACCTCGCGCGGCAACCTGGTGGGTGTGATCACCAACGGCACCGCCGTTCTGGGTCTGGGCAACATTGGCCCGCTGGCCGCCAAACCGGTGATGGAAGGCAAAGGCTGCCTGTTCAAGAAATTCGCCGGCATCGACGTGTTCGACATCGAACTGGCCGAAAACGATCCTGACAAGCTGGTCGACATCATCGCGGCGCTGGAACCCACGCTGGGCGGCGTCAACCTGGAAGACATCAAGGCGCCCGAGTGCTTCTACATCGAGAAGAAGCTGCGCGAGCGCATGAAAATTCCCGTCTTCCATGACGACCAGCACGGTACCGCCATCATCTCGTCGGCTGCCATCCTGAACGGCCTGAAGGTCGTCAACAAGGACATCGGTTCGGTCAAGCTGGCTTGCTCGGGCGCAGGCGCCGCGGCTATCGCTTGCCTGGACCTGCTGGTGCACTTGGGCGTCAAGCGCGAGAACATCTTTGTCGTCGACTCCCGTGGCGTGATCTGGGATGGCCGCGATGAAAACATGGAGGCCAACAAGAAGCGCTACGCGCAAAAGACCGACGCCCGTACGCTGGCCGACGTGGTCGACGGCGCCGATGTGTTCCTGGGTTGCTCCACCGCTGGCGTGCTGACCGGCGACATGGTCAAGACCATGGCCGATCGTCCGCTGATTCTGGCGCTGGCCAACCCGGAACCGGAAATCCGCCCGGAAATCGCCAAGGCCGCCCGCCCTGACTGCATCATCGCCACCGGCCGTTCGGACTACCCGAACCAGGTCAACAACGTGCTGTGCTTCCCCTTCATCTTCCGCGGCGCCATGGATGCCGGCGCCTCGCGCATCACCGAAGAAATGAAGCTGGCATGCGTGAAGGCCATTGCAGAACTGGCCCAAGCCGAGCAAAACGATGAAGTGGCCCGCGCCTACGCCGGCCAAGAGCTGTCGTTCGGTCCCGACTACATCATCCCCAAGCCGTTCGACCCGCGCCTGATCGTCCAGATCGCGCCGGCCGTGGCCCAAGCGGCTGCCGACTCCGGCGTGGCCGCCCGCCCGATCGAAGACATCGAAGCCTACCGCCAAAAGCTGATGGGTTTCGTGTACCACTCGGGTCAGCTGATGCGTCCGCTGTTCGCCCAAGCCAAGAAGGCGCCCAAGCGCGTCATCTACGCCGACGGCGAAGACGAGCGCGTCCTGCGCGCCGTGCAAACGGTGGCTGATGAAAAGCTGGCGTTCCCGATCCTGATCGGCCGCCCCGCCGTCATCGAGATGCGCATTGAAAAAGCCGGCCTGCGTCTGAAGGCTGGCGAGCACTTCGAGATCGTGGACCCGGAAGACGACAACCGTTTCACCGAAACCTGGAACGCGTACTACCAGCTGAAGGGCCGTGAAGGCGTGACGCCGGCTATCGCCAAAGCGATGATCCGCAAGCACAACACGCTGATCGGCGCGATGCTGCTGCGTCGCGGCGACGCCGACGCGCTGCTGTGCGGCGTGGCCAGCAAGTACGACAACCAGCTCAAGTACATCGACGAAATCATCGGCAAAAAGGAAGGCCAGACCTACGCCGCCCTGAACGTGCTGATGCTGCCCGACCAGACGCTGTTCGTCACTGACACCCACGTCAATGAAAACCCGACGGCCGAAGAAGTCGCCAGCATCACCATCCAGGCCGCAGACGAAATGCTGCGCTTTGGCGTGGTGCCGAAGATCGCCCTGCTCTCGCATTCGAACTTCGGCAGCCGTGTGACGGAATCGTCGCGCAAGATGGCCACCGCCAGCAAGATCGTGCAAGAACGCGCGCCTGACCTGGAAGTGGACGGCGAAATGCACGCCGACGCCGCCTTGTCGGAAAAGATCCGCGTTCTGGCCTACCCGGACAGCACGTTGAAGGGCCGCGCCAATCTGCTGGTCATGCCGAATCTGGACACCGGCAACATCACGTACAACATGCTGAAGATGACGGGCAGCAACGGCGTCGCGATGGGTCCGATCCTGCTGGGCGCCGCGCGCCCGGTACACATTCTGACCACCAGCGCGACCGTGCGCCGCATCGTCAACATGACGGCGCTGGCCGTGGTGGATGCGCAGCAGGAAGCCGCCGAAGCCGCCAAAAAGCGTCGTTAA
- a CDS encoding DUF2214 family protein: MLADALYAWFHYLAIFVLVVVLTAEAVLLRPDLTANGVKRLIIYDRFYGISAIVVLITGLLRLTQGLKGAAFYMSSPWFHAKITLFVVIALCSIPPTLAFLRWAKQSRQQPGFVPALPEIKRARRWVMISSHLFIFLPLFAVLMARHVGG; encoded by the coding sequence ATGCTGGCCGACGCTCTATATGCCTGGTTTCACTACCTGGCCATTTTTGTACTGGTGGTGGTCTTGACGGCCGAAGCCGTGCTGCTGCGCCCCGATCTGACCGCCAATGGCGTCAAGCGTCTGATCATCTATGACCGTTTCTACGGGATCAGCGCCATCGTCGTTCTGATCACCGGCCTGCTGCGTCTGACCCAGGGATTGAAAGGCGCCGCCTTCTACATGAGCAGCCCCTGGTTTCACGCCAAGATCACGCTGTTCGTCGTCATTGCGCTCTGTTCGATTCCCCCCACACTGGCATTTTTGCGGTGGGCAAAACAATCGCGCCAACAGCCGGGTTTTGTACCTGCGCTTCCGGAAATCAAACGCGCGCGGCGCTGGGTCATGATTTCGTCGCACCTGTTTATCTTTCTGCCGCTGTTCGCGGTGCTGATGGCCCGGCATGTAGGCGGGTAA